Part of the Streptomyces sp. NBC_01460 genome, GTCCCGTACAACCCGACCCTGGAGCCTGAATGTCCGCACGACCCGCTGTCCCGGCCGCGCTGCGGCGGAGGCGCAAGGACGCCGACCGCCGGTTCGGCGTCCGGCTGTTCGGTTCCGCGGCGGCCGCCGCCGTCGCCGCCGTCCTCTTCGGCCTCCTGCTCGTCCTGGTGGAGAGCGGGTGGCTGCCGCTGCGGCGCCTCGACGCGGGCGCCGCCCGGTGGCTGAACCGGACCGCCCTCGACCATCCGGCGTGGACCGGCACCCTGCGCTTCTTCTCCGACGTGGTGTGGGATCCCGTGACGCTGCGCGCCGCGGTGGCCGTGCTCACCCTGTGGCTGCTGTACCGCCGCGCCTGGCGGCTCGCCGCCTGGTCGGCCGTCACGGCGGTGGCCGGAGGGCTCATCGGCCTGCTGGTCAAGATGGTGGTCGAGCGGGCCAGGCCGTCGCTCCCGGACCCGGTCGCCCACGCCCCCGGCTACTCCTTCCCCTCCGGCCACGCGATGGCGGCGACGACGTCGTTCGCCGTCCTGCTGCTCGTGCTCCTGCCCCTGGTCCGGCGCAGCCTCCGCCCTCTGTGCTGGGCCGTGGCGATCGTCTCCGTCCTGGGCGTGGGGTTCACCCGCGTCGCGCTGGGCGTCCACTGGTTCAGCGACGTGGTCGGCGGCTGGACCCTGGGGCTGGCCGTGGTGGCTCTCACCGGCTGGTCCTTCGAGGCCTGGCGTGCCGACGCGGGCCTCGGCCGGACCGAGGTGGCCGAGGGCCTGGAGCCCGAGCTGGACGACGGCGACGACCCGGAGGGGACCGACCCCACCCGCCGATAGGAACGCTTGTTCTATTGGGCGGTAGGCTTGCCCCCATGTCCGCTCATCTCCAGGGTTCCCTGTTCGACC contains:
- a CDS encoding phosphatase PAP2 family protein; the protein is MSARPAVPAALRRRRKDADRRFGVRLFGSAAAAAVAAVLFGLLLVLVESGWLPLRRLDAGAARWLNRTALDHPAWTGTLRFFSDVVWDPVTLRAAVAVLTLWLLYRRAWRLAAWSAVTAVAGGLIGLLVKMVVERARPSLPDPVAHAPGYSFPSGHAMAATTSFAVLLLVLLPLVRRSLRPLCWAVAIVSVLGVGFTRVALGVHWFSDVVGGWTLGLAVVALTGWSFEAWRADAGLGRTEVAEGLEPELDDGDDPEGTDPTRR